Proteins from a genomic interval of Arachis hypogaea cultivar Tifrunner chromosome 10, arahy.Tifrunner.gnm2.J5K5, whole genome shotgun sequence:
- the LOC112715561 gene encoding clathrin heavy chain 1 — protein sequence MAAAASAPVSMREALTLPSIGINPQFITFTHVTMESDKYICVRETAPQNSVVIIDMNMPMQPLRRPITADSALMNPNSRILALKAQLQGTTQDHLQIFNIEMKAKVKSYQMAEQVVFWKWISPKLLGLVTQTSVYHWSIEGDSEPVKMFERTANLANNQIINYRCDPTEKWLVLIGIAPGSPERPQLVKGNMQLFSVDQQRSQALEAHAASFAQFKVPGNENPSVLISFATKTLNAGQIISKLHVIELGAQPGKPSFTKKQADLFFPPDFADDFPVAMQISHKYSLIYVITKLGLLFVYDLETATAVYRNRISPDPIFLTSEATSVGGFYAINRRGQVLLATVNEQTIVNFVSGQLNNLELAVNLAKRGNLPGAEKLVVERFHELFAQTKYKEAAELAAESPQGILRTPDTVAKFQSVPVQAGQTPPLLQYFGTLLTRGKLNPFESLELSRLVVNQNKKNLLENWLAEDKLECSEELGDLVKTVDNDLALKIYIKARATPKVVASFAERREFDKILIYSKQVGYTPDYLFLLQTILRTDPQGAVNFALMMSQMEGGCPVDYNTITDLFLQRNLIREATAFLLDVLKPNLPEHGYLQTKVLEINLVTFPNVADAILANGMFSHYDRPRIAQLCEKAGLYVRALQHYSELPDIKRVIVNTHAIEPQSLVEYFGTLSREWALECMKDLLLVNLRGNLQIIVQVAKEYCEQLGVDACIKLFEQFRSYEGLYFFLGSYLSSSEDPEIHFKYIEAAAKTGQIKEVERVTRESTFYDPEKTKNFLMEAKLPDARPLINVCDRFGFVPDLTRYLYTNNMLRYIEGYVQKVNPGNAPLVVGQLLDDECPEDFIKGLILSVRSLLPVEPLVEECEKRNRLRLLTQFLEHLVSEGSQDVHVHNALGKIIIDSNNNPEHFLTTNPYYDSRVVGKYCEKRDPTLAVVAYRRGQCDEELINVTNKNSLFKLQARYVVERMDGDLWEKVLIPENAYRRQLIDQVVSTALPESKSPEQVSAAVKAFMTADLPHELIELLEKIVLQNSAFSGNFNLQNLLILTAIKADQSRVMDYINRLDNFDGPAVGEMAVEAQLYEEAFAIFKKFNLNVQAVNVLLDNIHSIDRAVEFAFRVEEDAVWSQVAKAQLREGLVSDAIESFIRADDATQFLDVIHAAEDADVYHDLVKYLLMVRQKAKEPKVDSELIYAYAKIDRLSDIEEFILMPNVANLQNVGDRLYDEELYEAAKIIYAFISNWAKLAVTLVKLKQFQGAVDAARKANSAKTWKEVCFACVDAEEFRLAQICGLNIIVQVDDLEQVSEYYQNRGCFNELISLMESGLGLERAHMGIFTELGVLYARYRYEKLMEHIKLFATRLNIPKLIRACDEQQHWKELTYLYIQYDEFDNAATTIMNHSPEAWDHMQFKDVIVKVANVELYYKAVHFYLQEHPDLINDVLNVLALRVDHARVVDIMRKAGHLRLVKPYMVAVQSNNVSTVNEALNEIYVEEEDYDRLRESIDFHDNFDQIGLAQKIEKHELLEMRRVAAYIYKKAGRWKQSIALSKKDNLYKDAMETASQSGERELAEELLVYFIDQGKKECFASCLFVCYDLIRADIALELAWVNNMIDFAFPYLLQFIREYTGKVDELVKDRIEAQNQVKAKEQEEKEVIAQQNMYAQLLPLALPAPPMPGMGGAAGMGGGFAPPPPMGGLGMPPMPPFGMPPMGSTY from the exons ATGGCGGCCGCCGCCAGCGCTCCCGTCTCCATGAGAGAAGCTCTCACT TTGCCGAGCATTGGCATAAATCCGCAGTTCATCACGTTCACGCACGTGACGATGGAGTCCGATAAGTACATATGCGTTCGCGAAACTGCTCCACAGAACAGCGTGGTGATCATTGATATGAACATGCCGATGCAGCCTTTGAGAAGGCCTATTACTGCAGATTCCGCTCTTATGAATCCGAATTCAAGGATCCTTGCATTGAAAG CTCAACTCCAAGGAACAACTCAGGATCACcttcaaatatttaatattgaGATGAAAGCAAAGGTGAAATCATATCAGATGGCAGAGCAG GTAGTTTTTTGGAAGTGGATTAGCCCCAAGTTGTTGGGTCTTGTGACACAGACCTCTGTATACCATTGGTCAATTGAAG GTGATTCTGAACCTGTGAAGATGTTTGAAAGAACAGCAAATTTGGCAaataatcaaatcattaattatcGATGTGACCCTACAGAAAAATGGTTGGTCTTGATTGGTATCGCTCCTGGTTCCCCTGAG AGACCACAATTGGTTAAAGGAAACATGCAACTATTCTCAGTGGATCAACAGCGTAGTCAGGCTCTTGAAGCTCACGCCGCATCATTTGCTCAATTTAAA GTTCCTGGAAACGAAAATCCTTCTGTTTTGATTTCTTTTGCCACAAAGACACTTAATGCTGGTCAAATTATATCTAAGTTGCATGTTATTGAGCTGGGTGCGCAGCCAG GGAAGCCATCGTTTACGAAGAAACAAGCAGATCTTTTTTTTCCCCCAGATTTTGCAGATGACTTTCCAGTTGCCATGCAG ATATCCCACAAATACAGTTTGATTTATGTGATAACAAAACTTGGTCTACTATTTGTATATGATTTGGAGACAGCTACAGCTGTATATCGGAACAGAATTAGTCCAGATCCTATATTTTTGACATCAGAAGCTACATCAGTGGGAGGCTTTTATGCCATTAACAGGAGAGGCCAGGTGTTATTGGCTACTGTCAATGAACAAACCATTGTAAATTTTGTCAGCGGCCAA TTAAACAATCTGGAGCTAGCAGTTAATCTTGCCAAGAGAGGAAATCTTCCTGGTGCTGAGAAGCTG GTAGTGGAACGTTTCCATGAACTCTTTGCTCAAACAAAGTATAAAGAAGCAGCTGAGCTTGCTGCTGAGTCTCCACAAGGAATCCTTCGTACCCCTGATACAGTTGCCAAATTTCAG AGTGTTCCTGTGCAAGCTGGGCAAACTCCTCCTCTTTTGCAGTATTTTGGGACACTGCTAACAAGAGGAAAGCTGAATCCCTTTGAGTCGTTAGAACTGTCACGGCTGGTCGTGAACCagaacaaaaaaaatcttttggaGAACTGGTTGGCAGAGGACAAGCTTGAATGCAGTGAGGAGCTAGGAGATCTTGTGAAG ACTGTAGACAATGATCTTGctttaaaaatatatatcaaagcCAGAGCTACTCCAAAAGTTGTTGCTTCTTTTGCCGAGCGAAGAGAGTTTGACAAAATTCTTATATACTCCAAGCAA GTTGGGTACACACCTGACTACTTGTTCCTGTTGCAAACAATTCTACGGACAGATCCCCAG GGTGCTGTCAATTTTGCACTAATGATGTCTCAAATGGAGGGAGGCTGCCCAGTTGATTACAACACCATAACTGATCTGTTTCTTCAG AGAAACCTGATCCGTGAGGCAACAGCCTTTCTCCTTGATGTTTTGAAGCCCAATCTTCCAGAACATGGATACCTTCAGACAAAG GTTTTGGAGATAAATTTGGTAACTTTCCCCAATGTTGCTGATGCAATTTTGGCAAACGGAATGTTCAGCCATTATGACCGTCCTCGCATTGCTCAACTTTGTGAAAAAGCTGGTCTTTACGTTCGAGCATTGCAA CATTACTCAGAGTTGCCGGATATAAAGCGTGTTATTGTAAACACACATGCAATTGAGCCGCAG TCTTTGGTAGAGTATTTCGGTACTCTCTCACGAGAATGGGCATTGGAGTGCATGAAAGACCTGTTGCTGGTCAATCTTAGAGGCAACCTACAGATAATTGTGCAG GTTGCTAAAGAATATTGTGAACAACTGGGTGTTGATGCTTGCATAAAGCTCTTCGAGCAGTTCAGGTCGTACGAAGGACTGTATTTTTTCCTTGGATCATATTTGAGCTCCAG TGAGGATCCTGAAATTCACTTTAAGTACATTGAGGCTGCAGCAAAGACTGGACAAATTAAAGAGGTCGAGCGTGTGACTAGAGAATCAACTTTCTATGATCCTGAGAAAACGAAGAACTTTCTAATGGAAGCTAAGCTTCCAGATGCACGGCCTTTGATTAATGTTTGTGACCGTTTTGGATTTGTTCCAGATTTAACTCGCTATCTGTACACAAACAACATGCTTCGCTACATTGAAGGCTATGTGCAGAAG GTGAACCCAGGGAATGCTCCTTTAGTTGTTGGGCAGCTGCTTGACGACGAATGCCCAGAAGATTTTATCAAAGGCTTGATTCTTTCAGTTCGTTCATTACTGCCAGTGGAGCCCCTTGTGGAGGAATGTGAGAAGAG GAATCGTCTTCGTTTGCTCACTCAGTTCTTGGAGCATCTTGTAAGTGAGGGAAGCCAGGATGTACATGTTCACAATGCATTGGGTAAAATTATCATTGACAGCAACAACAACCCAGAGCATTTTCTCACTACCAACCCCTACTATGATTCTCGAGTTGTGGGAAAATATTGTGAGAAGCGTGATCCCACATTGGCCGTTGTAGCTTACAGGAGAGGACAATGTGATGAAGAACTTATCAATGTCACAAATAAAAATTCTTTGTTCAAACTACAAGCAAG ATATGTTGTCGAGAGAATGGATGGTGATCTTTGGGAAAAGGTTCTTATCCCTGAAAATGCATACAGAAGGCAACTTATTGATCAGGTTGTGTCTACTGCTCTACCTGAAAGCAAGAGCCCTGAGCAAGTTTCTGCAGCTGTTAAGGCCTTCATGACTGCTGATCTACCTCATGAACTGATTGAACTTCTTGAGAAGATTGTCCTTCAGAATTCGGCATTCAGTGGGAACTTTAATCTACAGAATCTGCTCATTTTGACAGCAATAAAGGCTGATCAATCCAGAGTTATGGATTACATTAATAGACTGGATAATTTTGATGGGCCTGCAGTTGGAGAAATGGCTGTCGAAGCTCAGTTGTATGAGGAAGCATTTGCAATTTTCAAGAAGTTCAACTTAAATGTTCAAGCTGTCAATGTCTTGCTAGATAATATTCATAGCATTGATAGAGCTGTGGAGTTTGCTTTCCGTGTTGAAGAGGATGCTGTTTGGAGTCAAGTGGCCAAGGCTCAACTCAGGGAAGGGCTAGTTAGTGATGCAATTGAGTCATTCATACGAGCAGACGATGCCACACAATTTTTGGATGTTATCCATGCTGCTGAAGATGCTGATGTTTACCATGATTTGGTGAAATACTTGCTGATGGTAAGGCAGAAGGCAAAAGAACCCAAGGTGGACAGTGAGCTCATTTATGCATATGCAAAGATTGATAGGCTCAGTGACATTGAGGAGTTCATTCTTATGCCAAATGTGGCCAATCTTCAAAATGTTGGTGACCGATTATATGATGAAGAACTATACGAGGCTGCAAAAATTATATATGCTTTTATATCTAACTGGGCCAAGTTAGCTGTCACACTTGTCAAGTTGAAACAGTTCCAAGGTGCTGTAGATGCAGCAAGGAAAGCTAACAGCGCCAAAACATGGAAAGAAGTTTGCTTTGCATGTGTTGATGCAGAGGAGTTCCGTTTGGCCCAAATATGTGGACTCAACATTATTGTTCAG GTGGATGACTTGGAACAAGTTAGTGAATATTACCAAAATAGAGGTTGCTTCAATGAGCTAATCTCTCTCATGGAGAGTGGTTTAGGGTTAGAACGGGCACATATGGGCATCTTCACCGAGTTGGGAGTTTTGTATGCTAGATACCGTTATGAGAAGCTTATGGAGCATATCAAACTATTTGCAACGCGACTCAATATTCCAAAACTCATAAGAGCTTGTGATGAGCAACAGCATTGGAAGGAACTGACCTATTTGTATATCCAATATGATGAGTTTGATAATGCTGCAACCACCATCATGAACCATTCGCCTGAAGCATGGGATCACATGCAGTTCAAAGATGTTATCGTCAAAGTTGCAAATGTGGAGTTGTATTACAAGGCTGTTCACTTCTATTTGCAAGAGCATCCCGATCTTATCAATGATGTTCTGAATGTCCTTGCACTTCGTGTTGACCATGCTCGTGTTGTTGACATCATGCGGAAG GCGGGTCACCTTCGCCTTGTCAAGCCTTACATGGTTGCAGTGCAGAGCAACAATGTCTCTACAGTTAATGAAGCCTTGAATGAGATATATGTTGAGGAGGAAGATTATGATAGGTTGCGCGAGTCAATTGATTTTCATGATAACTTTGATCAAATAGGCCTTGCACAGAAG ATTGAAAAGCATGAGCTTCTTGAAATGAGACGTGTTGCAGCTTATATTTACAAGAAGGCAGGTAGGTGGAAGCAGTCTATTGCCCTGTCAAAGAAGGATAACCTCTACAAAGATGCCATGGAGACAGCCTCACAATCTGGGGAGCGTGAACTTGCTGAGGAGTTGCTTGTTTATTTCATTGATCAG GGAAAGAAGGAATGCTTTGCctcttgtttgtttgtttgctatGATCTGATCCGGGCAGACATTGCCCTTGAACTGGCTTGGGTAAACAATATGATCGACTTTGCCTTCCCATATCTTCTCCAG TTTATCCGTGAGTACACCGGCAAAGTTGATGAACTTGTGAAGGACAGAATTGAAGCACAGAACCAAGTGAAAGctaaagaacaagaagaaaaggAAGTAATTGCACAACAG AACATGTATGCTCAATTGCTACCTCTTGCTTTGCCTGCACCACCAATGCCTGGAATGGGAGGAGCAGCAGGTATGGGAGGTGGGTTTGCCCCTCCCCCTCCAATGGGTGGTTTGGGGATGCCTCCAATGCCTCCTTTCGGCATGCCACCAATGGGCAGCACCTACTGA